In a single window of the Calditrichota bacterium genome:
- a CDS encoding Gx transporter family protein — protein sequence MRRDSLKKWIILSLLTASGLLLFGIESFLPQPLPGGKIGLSHIATLLALYLFDVEAAFWVVLLRIFITALLFGGFFNPVFYFALTGGVLATAVMGVVKTYGRGISIVGNSILGAFTHNTSQLILAYFLFVRSGELFWLFPYLTLVSIVSGTLIGVLSKLLLDYIIKIEEKNLTEANI from the coding sequence TGTCATTATTAACAGCCAGCGGATTACTGCTCTTCGGAATTGAAAGCTTTTTGCCTCAGCCTTTGCCCGGCGGCAAAATCGGGTTGTCGCACATTGCAACCCTTCTGGCCCTGTATCTATTCGATGTTGAAGCGGCCTTTTGGGTCGTGCTGCTTCGGATATTCATTACGGCCCTCTTGTTTGGCGGATTCTTTAATCCTGTTTTTTATTTTGCATTGACGGGCGGCGTACTGGCCACGGCGGTGATGGGCGTTGTCAAAACCTATGGCCGGGGAATTTCAATTGTGGGCAACAGTATTTTGGGGGCGTTTACCCACAATACAAGCCAGTTGATTTTGGCCTATTTTTTATTTGTGCGAAGCGGTGAACTTTTCTGGTTGTTTCCGTATCTTACACTTGTATCGATTGTTTCCGGAACTTTGATTGGAGTTTTATCGAAACTTCTCTTAGATTATATCATAAAAATTGAAGAGAAAAATCTTACAGAAGCAAATATCTAA